A window from Triticum aestivum cultivar Chinese Spring chromosome 6D, IWGSC CS RefSeq v2.1, whole genome shotgun sequence encodes these proteins:
- the LOC123144384 gene encoding 25S rRNA (cytosine-C(5))-methyltransferase NSUN5: MPPPLKNRSHAPAKVGQSRPPPRQPGRWMASRDAGERAAFFARREAATVLRRVLRGDASKRSGGSIKSLVFSPSVRNKRATFALVCQTLKYLPILKEVLASSGVFSSKWKKQEELVYVTAYDILFGQEIAVSGSVEEYIMLHKDTFRTALQKICVKRKVSNVEDLLSEKTTVKPKPRFVRVNTLKTTTGSVIEVLSKMHKVDKDDMVPDMLVLPPGTDMHKHPLVTDGKVFLQGKASCMVAAALSPKPGWKVIDACAAPGNKTVHLAALMNGEGSIIACELNKERAKTLQHTVRRSGANNIETVIGDFLNIDTNDPSYAEVRAILLDPSCSGSGISTERLDHLLPSYSIDDQDDAGSSARIRKLSAFQRKALSHALSFPSVERLVYSTCSIHQAENEDVVSSVLPLASSLGFELATPFPQWMRRGLPVFDGAQHLLRTDPEDDLEGFFIALFVRKAAAADALEPSEDGGALGRKRKRACTTRSGGLRAFSSLRLSRMDVLCSIWGI, translated from the exons ATGCCGCCGCCGCTCAAGAATCGCAGCCACGCTCCCGCGAAGGTCGGGCAGAGCCGGCCGCCGCCACGCCAGCCGGGGCGGTGGATGGCGAGCCGCGACGCTGGGGAGCGAGCGGCCTTCTTCGCGCGGCGCGAGGCGGCCACGGTGCTCCGGCGCGTGCTACGCGGGGACGCCTCCAAGCGCTCCGGGGGATCCATCAAGTCCCTCGTCTTCTCCCCCTCCGTACGCAACAAGCGTGCCACCTTCGCCCTCGTCTGCCAGACCCTCAAGT ATCTTCCAATTCTTAAGGAGGTTTTAGCATCAAGTGGAGTATTCAGCAGCAAATGGAAG AAACAAGAGGAATTAGTTTATGTGACGGCCTACGACATCCTCTTCGGTCAG GAAATTGCAGTTTCTGGATCTGTCGAGGAGTATATTATGCTACATAAAGATACTTTTAGGACTGCTCTTCAGAAAATATGTGTTAAAAGGAAAGTCAGTAATGTTGAGGATTTGTTAAGCGAGAAAACTACAG TCAAACCAAAGCCCAGGTTTGTTCGTGTAAACACACTCAAGACCACAACAGGATCGGTTATTGAAGTACTAAGTAAAATGCACAAG GTTGATAAAGATGATATGGTTCCAGACATGTTGGTGCTCCCACCTGGAACTGATATGCATAAACATCCATTGGTCACAGATGGAAAGGTGTTTTTGCAG GGAAAAGCAAGTTGCATGGTGGCAGCTGCATTGAGCCCTAAGCCGGGTTGGAAG GTTATTGATGCATGTGCGGCTCCAGGGAACAAAACAGTCCATCTTGCTGCACTCATGAATGGAGAAGGGAGTATTATTGCTTGTGAACTTAACAAAGAGAGGGCCAAGACATTGCAACATACTGTCAGAAGATCTGGAGCAAACA ATATTGAAACAGTTATTGGTGACTTTTTGAATATAGACACCAATGATCCGTCATATGCAGAG GTTCGTGCTATTCTATTAGACCCCTCTTGCTCTGGATCTGGAATCTCTACCGAGAGACTCGACCACTTGCTTCCTTCATATTCTATAG ATGATCAGGATGATGCAGGTTCAAGCGCAAGGATCCGGAAACTGTCCGCCTTTCAGCGGAAAGCTCTCTCACATGCTCTATCAT TTCCCTCTGTAGAGAGATTGGTCTACAGCACCTGTTCAATACACCAGGCAGAGAATGAGGATGTCGTCAGCTCTGTGCTACCTTTAGCCTCATCACTCGGTTTCGAGCTCGCTACCCCATTCCCTCAATGGATGCGCCGTGGCCTTCCGGTCTTCGACGGAG CCCAGCATTTGCTTCGGACGGATCCCGAGGATGACCTGGAGGGATTCTTCATAGCGCTGTTTGTGAGGAAAGCAGCCGCCGCTGATGCTTTGGAGCCTAGCGAAGACGGTGGCGCGTTGGGAAGGAAAAGGAAACGAGCTTGCACAACGCGAAGCGGAGGTCTCAGGGCGTTCAGCTCCTTGAGATTGTCCAGGATGGACGTGCTCTGCTCCATCTGGGGTATATAG